The genomic interval CATGACCTATGCCTATGTCGGGCCGGGCTAAGAAGCGGGTCGACCCGGTCCATTAGCATTAAGacacaattataataaaaaaaaatattatgtaattagaatatttgttttatatagctatttagaatagtaaaataaataaaatactataaaatattatataattttatttttttaatgttatgtatgtcaaaacaatgacgttttcttcactactttgataatatttgtgaaatattgtagttaaaataatgaaataatcaagacattttaaatttaaaagttctaatattcaagtctacaaatgataattgtttaaatagttatataaataatataaaattatgtgtttaacgggccAGCCCATGAATTTATTGTGCACGGGTCGTGCCAGGCTCAAAACAGACTTGGGTCGCGGCGGGCCCATAGGCTCAAATATCTCGGTTTGGTCCAGGCCGCTAACAGGTTCGGGCCGACTTTTAACGGGACATGCTCGGATTTTTCggcccatttgccacctctaaaGCTAATGATACATGGACATTAACTCCTCTTCCAACCGGGAAGGTTCATATTGGTTGTCGTTGGGTTTACAAGGTGAAACACAAAGCTGATGGCTCTATTGAAAGGTATAAAGTCCGATTGGTTGTCAAGGGCTTCACTCAATTGGAAGGTATAGATTATCAAGAAACTTTCTCTCCTACTGCCAAGATTACTACGGTTAGGTGTGTTTTGGCTTTGGTTGCAGCTCGTGGTTGGAATTTGCACCAGTTAGATGTCAACAATGTATTCCTCCACGGTGATTTGACAGAGTAAATTTATTTGTCTCCTCGGGCGACAGGGGAAGGATAATCTAGTATGTGGACTTTATAAGTCCCTTTATGATTTAAAGCAAGCTTCAAGACAGTGGTTTGAGAAATTTGCCAATGCCATACGATCAGCCTGGTATGTCCAATTTAAAGCTGATTACTCCTTGTTCACTAGAAAGCATGGGGATTCTTTTACTGCACTTCTtatttatgttgatgatatattGATTACAGGGAATGATCATAATGTTATTGATTCTCTCAAGAAGTTCTTGCATAGTCAGTTTCACCTCAAGGATATTGGAAACTTAAAGTACTTCCTTGGTATTGAGGTTTCAGCTTCTAAGCGTGAGATTTTTGTTTGTCAACGAAAGTATGCTCTATAAATTATTGAAGATGTAGGTTTACTAGGAGTAGCTCCAGTTGACACACCCATAGAATAAGGTCTCAAACTGTCTACTGAAGGTGTGATACTTAAAGATCCATGGAAGTATAGGAGATTGATTGGTAgactcatttatttgatggTATCTCGTCCTGACATCACTTATGCAATACATGTCAATTCGTCCCCGTACGTGTGGCGAATTTTCAAGCTATACACGTGAATAACATATTTTGGGTGACGTGGAGTCCGTGTGGTCATTTGGGCTTCACAAGTTGACGTCGGTAACCTGCTCTGATACTATAATAAAGTGATCTGGGGTTCACATCCAACAGTccctatctagagtgaagcttcactctgaaattacagaatgaagttccaattttggcacacttttcggtcaaattttttcaccataagcgattcaatatttaggtatgatattcaagatcatttatacaaaatttcatctaattcggatatcgttaaggtattgaaattagattaaatcaatgaatgaattaaaactgttcaacgtgaaccgttcgtgtaaatcccaattttgaaagctcaaaccattgtcaaattggatgaaattttgtagatatgatcttgaatagcattttattgaatcacttatagtgaaaaaatttgaccgaaaagtgtgctaaaattggaacttcactctggatagggactgtcacatccaaaaccaattaGCAATAGATAAAGTGGCTCAAACCCTTATAAACTCACAGATTATGTCTCATTTTTCCATGTGGAATATATACTCTCAACACTATAATCTGCCGGCCTAGCTTATCTTTGGAAAGAATATGGCACAGTACATACAGGCTATATAGCCACGAGTCTTGGTACTCGACAAGCCAAGCCTATTGATTGCGACCTGTATATAGAACAAAGGGGTTCTCAGTATTCTAATTCTTCACTTGTTTGGCtatcattttcttatttttcaccCGTTTGTATTTTCTCCAGTAGAGATAGAAGAGAATCTATTTCTTTGTTCTGCTATGAGCAATGGTTTTGATTCCTTCCCCTTTGCGTTTGTCCTCCCATAATCGAAGTCCCAGCATATAAACTAGTCGATTAATCATGTGCCTGTcgcaagtaaaaaaaattactcacATCTactctacaaaaaaaaaaacaattttctaTGTACACATACTGTTCGACGCTTCCCTACATTAGATCtgtttattctttttctgttaattggtctgtttattctttttctaattattTAGGTTGCTTTGGTGACCAGAGTTCAACCGTTCAGACCCAAAGAAGCTGTAATACCCAAGTGTCTTGTTGTATGCACCACTTTCTTATGAAACCTTTTGATAACAGCATCTGGTCTACATGAGAATACATAGGCTTGTATGAATGTATGATGATAATATATAGCAGAAGTAGATTCCAACGTTTATTTGCGAATAGCAAATATCCAAGCTTGTAATGTTACTGACGTTGCCAATTATAGTAGTGTAGCTATTGATGAAGAAGAGACTTACTTATTCAAGACTACAGGTAGATTATTTTATCAGGAGGGTCAACACTGGAAGTTACAGACCAGATTTGGGTACACAACATGCTCATACAATTTTCCAAATCGTGAACTCGACAACATCCACACTGGTGAAACTATATGGACTGGTTCTTATGTACTCATGCCAAGTTAACTGCTATCCACATCACTACAATATGGACGCTGCTCTTATGTACTCATACTAAGTTAGTTAACTGCTAACTACATCACTACATGAATGAACAAATGCGAATACAGGCCGCGACTCCAGTGTGAAGCTCAAAATATGAGTCCAATTAGCCCTCCTTACTCGACTCCATAGGCTTTCCTTCTCCTGCGAAGCAGCAAACAAAAATTAACCAAATCAAAACAGAACATAATAGAATAAGGAGTACCAATATATTGAAAAATCAAATGATAATTGCAAAGCTACATAAAACAGCAACAAGTATCGGCCCCATCGCAAGCCACCATTCCCTGCTGCATCAAGAATCATACATTATTTCTTATTTGCAACAAATAACACACATactaattaaaacaaaaccaaTAGCATATACCAATTTATGATCAGCAAGGAATGGTGTATTGGTGTTGCAGGGGCCAACTATTCCGAACATAACATCTTCATCATAAGGTAATTGGTATTTGGTTATCTTCCTCAAGGATTGGGATTGATCAGATAATCCATTTGATCAACAAGGTCTTGCAAGTCCTCACCCCACTCTGTAGGATCAGCAACTAGATCCTCCACATCCACATCGATTTCAGAATCATTTCCCATCACAACCTCTTCCTCTGGATTTCCAATGAGCTGTTCACTCCACAAGTCCTCCCAAGTTGTATCATTCACAGTGCCCAGATTGCCACCACTAGTTGGTAATGAAGTCAGATTAGAGCCCTTGATATCACTGATTGATTCATTGTCCAATACAGCAGCTGAGAAAAGTGACTCAAACTCCGACTCCATGGGTGACAACTCTCCCTGATCCTGACTTCCGGGCATGTCCAGAACATACGCTGTAGGCACCTCTTGCAAATTTTCCACACTTGGGCTGGCAGCTATTCTCCGCTTTCGACCAATTTCAACACCAACCAATTCTCTCTTCTGAGCAAAGTTCTGGAGAAAAGATGGGTTCTTGAGTGCCTTAGCTAGAAAATTCATAATCTGTTGCTGTTTCCTCTCAGTTGCCTGCACCCGATCCTCCATTGCACTTGACAGTTCTCTTGAATTCAGTTGGTGTTGCCTCAATCTCACTATTTCGGTCATCAACACTTTCCTGTGCCTCTTCAGCCTTTCAAGCTCAGTCTCTAGCCCGTACTGTCCTAATTCAACACAAgctcctcctccaccttcaTGCAGACTCTGCGACACATGCCTCCTCCTCTTGATGGTCTTCAACAAATGCCTCTGCCCTCCAAGGAACCCTTCATTCGCAAACTCCCATCGATCCGGATCAACCTTCCTAAAACCCTGCATTTCAAAATTTAGTTCAGCAACCCTTGAAAAGTCATATATCATCTAATAAGCAAATGTAACAAAGAACATGGATATCAAACCCAGTAAGGCATTATATCAAACACCGTCTAAGCAATTCAATCTCTAAACCCCAAATCTACCACTAGATTAATCAATTAGTAAACCACTTAAATTTCAACACTTTCTAACAGCCCAAATTTACCACTACAGTAATCAATTAGCAAACGACTTAAAGTTTAAAACTTTCCAACAGCCCAGAAAACAAAAAGGGACTACTGTTCATTCAATTCCGAAAACCCAATAGTAGAATTCTGCAAACATTaatatgaagaagaagaaaggtgGAATTGGTACTTACATATGTATTAAGCTGGCGAATGAAGCTCGAGAAATTGTTGTGCTTGAAGTAGCGAGGAAGAAGAGTCGAGGAGAACTGATGAGAGTCCCAAACAATGAAGCTATTGCGAGCTCTGCTCCAGGAAACAATGGGGTCTGTTGAAGGGTCCTCCACCATTTCAAACGTCTTCGTAAGAAATGGCGGCGGACCCAAGTCGTGCAAGCCCTCCATCGGCCGCGGTGACAAGgttgaagaagacgaagaagatgaACCGCCTGTGCCTGCTACAATTTCTTCTACTTTCACTGCAACTCCCGCCATGGTTTCACCTTAAAAGATATGAACTTTACGAATGGAGAGAATTTCTAGACTTGGGTATTACTTGTTTTGAAGAAATCGGACAGGTTTGGTAGCTTAATTTGAGGTTTGAGTTGGGTTTAAGAGTGTGGGTTTGTAGTGAAAGTTGAGAACTTTAGTGAGATAGTTTGTTTGTGATGTGGATGAGAAAGAGCGGAAGTGTTTTTTAAGGCGGTGGAGTCAGTTCTAGAGAGAAAAAATCTGGTGTTTTTAAGAAGTTTCTCCAATTGTCAATACCATGATGATTGAACAAATGGCAACCACCTCAATGATCTTGAACCTTCTCATCATTCTGGGCTTCTGGCTGAACAATGTGGGCTAAAAAACCTCCTTCCTTTAACAATCCACTAAACATAGCTTTCATTTTGGGCTAATTTCTAGAATACACCGGCGTAAAATAACACCACACAGAGTTTGTTAACAGAAGGACAGAAGAGCAACCCGGTGTTTTAACCATGTCATGGGTGAGGATAGTTTAAGCATCCCAGAGTTCATTGCTATATTGGAATTGATTAGTCCAGCGTCTAAATCGACCACGTCGCGACACTCCATCGACAATATCGATCTGGaatttaaacttgtgaaagGGAGgaaaattaatcggaaaaAACTTCTGGGAGAGAAGAAGCTTGATCACTGCATGTCTGCCTGTATTTGAGAAGATGAGGTCAACAAGAAGAGACTACCAGTTTGGAAACTTTACTTACAAGGCACCAATACAGAAGAATGGCAACGATTGCAGCATAATACATGTCACATAACATGCTGGAATTAGGCACCAATTGGGATGATGGGGTAAGATCTTTGTTACTCTTTATTCATGCATTGGTGCTGGATGAATCAATATTATAGTTTAAAGCTTTAAACTTCACAAGTTATAAATGGTGATGGACGTTGCCCTTGTTGTAACAGTACAATTCGGATGAGTTTGGAGCAAAGATATTGCTGCGATGCTTCAAGTGTTGCCCTTTTGCAGAAGAAGTGATGCCCTTTCATAATTATTTGGGCTAAGGTCGAGCATTAGGGGTCTTGGTTTTTAGTATAATTTCATGAAGTACATGGATTGCATTACACATCTGTACACATCTATAGGTTTTGAATTGGTACAGGATGTAGATACCAATATACCAATATAGTTATTGGTTCTGCATACAACGAACCTGTCTAATTGAGGTTTTGCCACTGTAAGCCAAAGATATAAACAATGAATCAAAATTTATACGTCGAATTTGTAAATAGTTTAAACTATTTAGTGTGGCGTATAGTGCTAGTTCAGCACTGGGATCGGATTAGTTTAAACAAAACTCTATATATTCAGatgaaagtaaatgaaaacttATTACTACTACTACGATCAGTTGAGCGTACAAAGTGATTAAACATCTCCTGCATACTTCCTCTGATAAGACTATCTCACCTTAATTTTCAAGAAGAGGTCCAATCTGTTCAGGCATGTGGTCTCGTCAAAAATGGACAATTGGAACTTTTCATCTTCATAGTTAAACCACCGATTATAAATTTCATTGCATCTTTGCACTACAATTGTATTCAACATTTGTATTCAacatcttctttttctcattcAATAGAACTCGATCGatatagaagaagaaacaaaagaaatagaacaagggaaaaataatatatgtaatttatttatttgtccttatcagttttttttatatgagtTGAAAATGTCAAACATATATGGAAAATGGAGCTTTTATCTGTACCTCCAAAAACGGCATTTGGACCTCCTCACTTAGTAGTAGAGGTGAcgaacgggccgggccggtcCGGTCCATTTTAAACGGGCCAAAATTGTGCTCGTGTCGTGTTCGAGCCGGTCCATTTATTTATCGTGTCGGGCTCGGGCCGAGccatttgcttaaatattaTGCCTAACCCGGCCCACGGCCCAAGTCCATGTCGGGCCCGGGCCCGTGTTGAGCCAAGAAGTGGGTCTGCCcggcccattagcattatatgacacaattaaaataaaaaatattatatagtttgaatatttgttttatataactatttagagtagtaaaataaataaaatactacaacacatttcataatcttatttttaaaacattacatatctcaaaataatgacgttttattcagtattttgataatatttgtgaaatattgtagttaaaataatgaaataatcaatatattttaatttaaaaagtataatattcaactttaataatgataattgtttaaatattgatatatataatataaaattatgtgtttaacgggtCGGCCCATAGATTAATCGTGTTCGAGTCGTGCTGAGCTAAAAACGGACCGTGGCGATATATTTTGGCCCATGGGCCCGGCCCATTATAATAACGGGTCGGCTGCTAACGGACTCGGACCGTGGCGGGCCAATTTTTTAATGTGCCGGGTTCGGGCATTTGGGCCCATATGCCACCTCTAACTTAGTAGgtctcaattttatttttataaatacctaaaatgttatttagacCTCTCAACTTTTTCGAAAATGAACATAATGaatatatcattattaaatatcaaaTCAATCTACTATCCATTAATATCTTTCAATTTCTActtttattcaattattataAACAACTCAAATAGTTCTTAATCCATattctcaaattaattttctctttcattcataaattcataattcataatattgttcttttttttcatttattgatttgaaactcaccaaatagtaaaatcaacatgaaaaattctaacatctattgaacaattttttCTCTAAGGTACCAACTAAAGTTTATCAAAAATTCTATGTAGTTTTTCAATTGATACATGAAGATTAATAATGTtattaattacattttttaacaataaaaaataaaagtaattaaatcatcttcttcaatttattattcttaattgagatttttatagaaataaacacaaataatagattgacgaaaaaagaaaaaaatattcgCTATTTTAAAATTGGTTGGTTGATAATTCTCTcgtattttcatttttctactcttatatatatttttagtaaTGTCACATTCattgaaaaaaatcaaaatgaacTTAGTTAAAATTGAGGTCTAAGTGTTTTTTTAGATGTATGAATATATACTCTCTATAGAAAAATGGCGGAGACACACACAGTATTTTCAGAGGTGTAAATGTAACTCTTATTCTTGATctaaaaagtgaaaaaaaaaacaaaaaaaacaaaaaaaaaacttctttGGCTTTGGATTTTGGGGTCTAATTCACGAACTAAATCTAAAAAATTTGAACTGATTGACGACTAGTAAAGTCCAAATATCAAAGGCGTGTAGTGCAGCGAACAAGCAGGAGAATGCGGCAGAATTGCAATGAGGTGTAGAAATGAAGGAATGACGGGTAGTTGAAAACTTGTTAAGTAGAATCCAAAAGACATGATCTAAACAAATACCAAAGAAGGCATATGATCAcgtgttatatatataactactaTATTTTGATCGAAGATAATGAAGGtgacatatatatgaaattaaacTTGCAGAATTCCAAGTTCCAACTTAAAATAATgcgatcttttttttttttgataccaAAATAATGCGATCTTTGATCCATGAGTGGAACGCGTGATTCAAAGCATTTGGTTCAAGTTTGGATGGTAAAAGACCAAAGAGAGTAAAGTAGAGAATCATGAGGCTGGGATTTGAGAGAAGAGACGTGTATTTGATTATATTGCATATGGGATCGATGAATTAGGAGCCGCTAATAGTGATTCTTAGCATCATAAACAATACGAAGCAACCATTACCAATCTAACTGGCGAGGAAGATGAGAGCTTAAGCTTTTGGGAACCCATCAATGG from Argentina anserina chromosome 2, drPotAnse1.1, whole genome shotgun sequence carries:
- the LOC126782873 gene encoding heat shock factor protein HSF30; protein product: MAGVAVKVEEIVAGTGGSSSSSSSTLSPRPMEGLHDLGPPPFLTKTFEMVEDPSTDPIVSWSRARNSFIVWDSHQFSSTLLPRYFKHNNFSSFIRQLNTYGFRKVDPDRWEFANEGFLGGQRHLLKTIKRRRHVSQSLHEGGGGACVELGQYGLETELERLKRHRKVLMTEIVRLRQHQLNSRELSSAMEDRVQATERKQQQIMNFLAKALKNPSFLQNFAQKRELVGVEIGRKRRIAASPSVENLQEVPTAYVLDMPGSQDQGELSPMESEFESLFSAAVLDNESISDIKGSNLTSLPTSGGNLGTVNDTTWEDLWSEQLIGNPEEEVVMGNDSEIDVDVEDLVADPTEWGEDLQDLVDQMDYLINPNP